The following are encoded in a window of Magnolia sinica isolate HGM2019 chromosome 11, MsV1, whole genome shotgun sequence genomic DNA:
- the LOC131218130 gene encoding peroxisome biogenesis protein 7-like — translation MFLHRPIPSLLDCKWSSTNPNHIIVETNEGGSCLIDLNQDDNNPRKSFLTNNDSHTLSVDWHTNGESFLSAYSDGIVNQWFIDQPNPKYTFRHPTLVTCVTWNPQDPNCYASTCHDGNLCIRDIRNGNDGITIKADDSRLLSCDWNWHGKSCIAIATSDRNHIKV, via the coding sequence ATGTTCCTTCATCGCCCCATTCCATCACTTCTTGATTGCAAATGGTCCTCAACCAATCCCAATCATATCATTGTAGAAACTAATGAGGGAGGCTCCTGCCTCATAGACCTTAATCAAGACGATAACAACCCTCGCAAATCCTTCTTGACAAACAACGACAGTCATACATTATCCGTCGACTGGCATACAAACGGCGAATCCTTCCTTTCAGCCTATTCTGATGGGATCGTCAACCAATGGTTCATTGATCAACCAAACCCCAAATACACCTTCAGACACCCTACGCTTGTGACATGTGTCACTTGGAATCCCCAAGATCCGAACTGTTATGCCTCCACATGTCATGATGGCAACCTCTGCATCAGGGACATTCGTAATGGGAATGATGGGATTACCATCAAAGCTGATGACTCACGTCTCCTCTCTTGTGACTGGAACTGGCATGGGAAAAGCTGCATTGCTATTGCAACGTCAGACAGGAACCACATCAAGGTGTGA